The uncultured Hyphomonas sp. genome includes a window with the following:
- a CDS encoding lysophospholipid acyltransferase family protein, producing the protein MSDTQQKTGYVRPKDIDNRASFWQRVQWRLETIAWDLIYWAPVKAMGPDRASNFGAWLLRRIGPRLSQHKTMRRNLKMAFPDWTEEQVEETALAAWESAGRTAGELPHLPSIDPYTSGRVEIVGLDILDRIRDSGKGAVFISGHFANWEIMPAAITKRIPHAVMTYRALNNPHIDRRISKLRHDYGTAINAPKGIGTRELMRALAKGSPIALMNDQKFNEGVAVPFFGRDAMTAPGPTRLALKYKVPIVPVSTVRTGPARFRIEFHEPFVPEDTGNTDADILHSVTRINNFLEAQVRAHPGQWFWQHRRWPKEAWKDAGVT; encoded by the coding sequence ATGAGCGATACGCAGCAGAAAACCGGATATGTCCGCCCGAAGGACATCGATAACCGCGCCAGCTTCTGGCAGCGGGTCCAGTGGCGACTGGAAACGATTGCCTGGGACCTGATCTACTGGGCGCCGGTCAAAGCAATGGGGCCGGACCGCGCATCGAACTTCGGCGCCTGGCTGCTGCGCCGGATCGGCCCGCGCCTGTCGCAGCACAAGACCATGCGCCGGAACCTGAAAATGGCGTTTCCCGACTGGACCGAGGAACAGGTCGAAGAGACGGCCCTCGCCGCCTGGGAGTCGGCTGGCCGCACGGCCGGAGAGCTGCCACATCTGCCGAGCATCGATCCGTACACGTCTGGCCGGGTGGAGATTGTGGGTCTCGACATCCTCGACCGCATCCGTGACAGCGGAAAGGGCGCCGTCTTCATTTCGGGCCACTTTGCCAATTGGGAAATCATGCCCGCCGCCATCACCAAGCGTATCCCGCATGCGGTGATGACCTACCGTGCGCTCAATAATCCACACATTGACCGGCGCATTTCGAAGCTGCGCCATGACTACGGCACGGCGATCAATGCCCCGAAAGGGATCGGCACACGGGAACTGATGCGCGCGCTGGCCAAGGGGTCTCCCATCGCACTGATGAACGATCAGAAGTTCAATGAAGGCGTCGCCGTGCCCTTCTTCGGCCGCGACGCCATGACCGCGCCGGGCCCAACCCGGCTGGCCCTGAAATACAAGGTTCCGATCGTCCCCGTCTCGACGGTGCGTACCGGCCCTGCCCGGTTCCGCATCGAATTTCATGAGCCTTTTGTGCCTGAAGACACCGGCAATACCGACGCCGACATTCTGCACTCGGTCACGCGGATCAACAATTTCCTGGAAGCCCAGGTGCGTGCCCATCCCGGCCAGTGGTTCTGGCAGCACCGCCGCTGGCCCAAGGAAGCCTGGAAAGACGCCGGCGTCACCTGA
- a CDS encoding EAL domain-containing protein yields MNAFQLDPSMLKGPSESSPQIIESSLRAIREHLDMPVAYLSQFVNGRVVYRHVDAPGYEHLIRAGASRSMDEGYCGLIVAGRLPQMIPDTSENQLASSLPITRTLPIGSHIAIPIHLEDGTTYGMFACLSPKPNTSLNSRDLETMRLFANLATQQIHANHRTERIMREKRIRIESVLEEKAFEIAYQPIVDLGDMQPKGFEALSRFSAEPYRTPDIWFAEAAEVGLAAELELAAIRHAVRALNVLPADQYVSVNASPQTVINPAFAPAFAGLPLSRIVLEITEHAIIEDYDLFTKCLAPLRKRGLRIAVDDAGAGHSSLRHIIQLSPDFVKVDISLTRNVDADLARRALISALLHYTRETSAQIVAEGIETEAELRTLKLLGVRRGQGYFLGRPSINAFGDLKAEARKA; encoded by the coding sequence ATGAACGCATTCCAACTCGACCCATCCATGCTAAAAGGTCCGTCGGAGAGTTCGCCGCAGATCATTGAATCGTCCCTCAGGGCGATCCGCGAACACCTCGACATGCCGGTGGCGTATCTTTCGCAATTCGTGAACGGCCGCGTTGTCTACCGCCATGTCGACGCGCCGGGCTATGAACACCTGATCCGCGCAGGCGCCAGCCGCAGCATGGATGAAGGCTATTGCGGCCTCATCGTCGCCGGCCGCCTGCCGCAGATGATCCCGGACACGTCCGAGAACCAGCTGGCCTCGTCCCTGCCGATCACCCGTACGCTGCCGATCGGCTCGCACATCGCCATTCCGATCCATCTGGAAGATGGCACGACCTATGGCATGTTCGCCTGCCTCAGCCCGAAGCCGAACACCAGCCTCAACTCGCGTGACCTGGAAACGATGCGCCTGTTCGCAAATCTCGCGACGCAGCAGATTCACGCCAATCACCGCACCGAGCGCATCATGCGCGAGAAGCGCATCCGCATCGAATCCGTGCTGGAAGAGAAAGCCTTCGAAATCGCCTACCAGCCCATCGTGGATCTCGGCGACATGCAGCCAAAAGGCTTCGAGGCCCTGTCCCGCTTCTCGGCTGAGCCTTACCGGACGCCGGACATCTGGTTCGCAGAGGCCGCTGAAGTCGGTCTCGCCGCCGAACTGGAACTGGCTGCGATCCGCCATGCCGTACGGGCGCTGAACGTGCTGCCGGCCGACCAGTATGTGTCGGTGAATGCCTCGCCGCAGACCGTCATCAACCCGGCCTTTGCGCCTGCCTTCGCGGGGCTTCCGCTGTCGCGCATCGTGCTTGAGATCACCGAACATGCGATCATTGAGGACTATGACCTGTTCACGAAATGCCTCGCCCCGCTGCGCAAGCGCGGTCTGCGCATCGCGGTGGACGATGCCGGGGCGGGCCACTCGTCGCTGCGCCATATCATCCAGCTGAGCCCGGATTTCGTGAAAGTGGACATCAGCCTGACGCGTAATGTCGATGCAGACCTTGCCCGCCGCGCGCTGATTTCCGCCCTGCTGCACTACACGCGCGAAACCAGCGCCCAGATCGTTGCCGAAGGCATCGAGACCGAGGCCGAGCTTCGCACGCTGAAACTGCTCGGCGTCCGCCGCGGTCAGGGTTACTTCCTCGGCCGGCCCAGCATCAATGCATTTGGCGACCTGAAAGCCGAAGCGCGCAAAGCCTGA
- a CDS encoding M20/M25/M40 family metallo-hydrolase, with protein sequence MKHKFLSSLAALLLVGCVSAPTAASAEQVDVDKATEILGQSVAFDTVAGRGQVPAYAEYLAGELEAGGFAKEDIEIVPLGETATLIATYHGKSPDSPILLNAHMDVVEADPADWERAPFTMETDGTYYYGRGVLDDKFGLTMLVTTLLRLKREGFEPENDIILILTGDEETAQKTAETIAPLYRNARYVLNADGGGGTLNEDGTYAFYSLQAGEKTYADFKITITNPGGHSSRPTAHNAIVDMAGVLERIGAYKFPVETSELTLAFFAETAKRTEGDLGEAMARFAADPADMAAADRIGQESEFVGITRTTCVPTEITGGHAPNALPQSVVANINCRIFPGIPPHDVMAKLQELAGDGADVTFPEEFPQSETSPLHPEVMAALRKAVDAQAPGLPIIPSMSAGTTDGLFFRKEGIDTYGVTGIFMRPSDQYAHGLNERVPVASIPGALDHWYVLITELSK encoded by the coding sequence ATGAAACACAAATTCCTCTCCAGCCTCGCCGCCCTTCTTCTTGTCGGCTGTGTCTCCGCGCCGACCGCGGCAAGCGCCGAACAGGTCGATGTCGACAAGGCGACTGAAATCCTCGGCCAGTCCGTCGCGTTCGACACCGTCGCGGGACGCGGCCAGGTCCCGGCCTATGCCGAATATCTGGCCGGTGAACTGGAGGCCGGTGGCTTCGCGAAAGAGGACATCGAGATTGTCCCGCTCGGCGAGACCGCCACGCTGATCGCCACCTATCACGGCAAGAGCCCGGACTCCCCGATCCTGCTGAACGCGCACATGGACGTTGTGGAGGCAGACCCGGCCGACTGGGAACGCGCCCCGTTCACGATGGAAACGGATGGCACCTATTATTACGGGCGCGGCGTGCTGGACGACAAATTCGGCCTGACCATGCTGGTCACCACCCTGCTGCGCCTGAAGCGGGAAGGGTTCGAACCGGAAAATGACATCATCCTTATCCTGACGGGTGATGAGGAAACCGCACAGAAGACCGCCGAGACAATCGCCCCGCTCTACCGGAATGCGCGTTACGTGCTGAATGCCGATGGCGGCGGCGGCACACTGAATGAAGATGGCACCTACGCCTTCTACAGCCTGCAGGCCGGTGAGAAGACCTATGCCGACTTCAAGATCACCATCACCAATCCCGGCGGCCATTCCAGCCGCCCGACCGCGCACAATGCGATTGTTGACATGGCCGGCGTGCTGGAACGGATCGGCGCCTACAAATTCCCGGTGGAGACAAGCGAGCTGACGCTCGCCTTCTTCGCCGAGACGGCAAAGCGCACGGAGGGGGACCTCGGCGAAGCGATGGCCCGTTTCGCCGCTGACCCGGCGGATATGGCCGCCGCCGACCGGATCGGGCAGGAATCTGAATTCGTGGGCATCACGCGTACGACCTGCGTGCCGACCGAGATCACAGGCGGCCACGCGCCGAACGCCCTGCCGCAAAGCGTGGTGGCAAACATCAATTGCCGCATCTTCCCCGGTATCCCGCCGCACGACGTGATGGCGAAACTGCAGGAACTGGCCGGCGATGGCGCAGACGTGACCTTCCCGGAGGAATTCCCGCAGTCCGAAACCTCGCCGCTGCACCCGGAAGTCATGGCCGCACTGCGCAAGGCGGTGGATGCCCAGGCGCCCGGTCTGCCGATCATCCCATCCATGTCTGCCGGCACAACGGACGGCCTCTTCTTCCGCAAGGAAGGCATCGACACCTATGGCGTCACCGGCATCTTCATGAGGCCTTCGGACCAGTATGCCCACGGCCTGAACGAGCGCGTTCCGGTCGCCTCCATCCCTGGTGCGCTGGACCATTGGTACGTGCTGATCACGGAACTGTCGAAGTAG
- a CDS encoding pseudouridine synthase: MTERRETGRPRRKTAGAKGKPGGRPAPGHKSLKARGPAAEPDWSEGERIAKYLARAGVASRREVERLIEEGKVSVDGKKLTSPAFKVTGKELIRVGRRIISAPEATRVWRYHKPSGLITTNVDPEGRRTIFDELPRTLPRVVTVGRLDLTTEGLLLLTNDGALARALELPSSGLERTYRVRAHGTVTPEKIEKLAQGITVEGVKYQPIQAVLDRETGANNWLTVTLAEGKKREVRRALESLDLMVNRLIRISYGPFELADLKPGQVDEVPPDLLAEAIGHLYDGVKDAAPARPGPGKTTGKPAPRGGRTGPKPPPKPRSKKGRKPDEEWSTSAKPPSPKSSPQRPSAKSRLGSKPPSGKLSGNRKRSKPR; the protein is encoded by the coding sequence ATGACGGAGCGTCGAGAGACGGGCCGCCCGCGCCGCAAAACTGCGGGCGCGAAAGGCAAACCGGGCGGCAGGCCCGCCCCCGGACACAAATCCCTCAAAGCACGCGGCCCTGCCGCTGAGCCTGACTGGAGCGAAGGCGAGCGCATCGCGAAATATCTCGCGCGGGCCGGCGTCGCCTCCCGCCGTGAAGTCGAACGCCTGATCGAGGAAGGCAAAGTCAGCGTTGACGGCAAGAAGCTGACCTCTCCCGCCTTCAAGGTGACCGGCAAGGAACTGATCCGCGTCGGCCGCCGCATCATCTCGGCGCCGGAAGCGACCCGCGTCTGGCGCTATCACAAGCCCTCCGGCCTGATCACAACCAATGTGGACCCGGAAGGCCGGCGAACCATCTTCGACGAGCTGCCGCGCACCCTGCCCCGCGTGGTGACCGTTGGCCGTCTCGACCTCACCACCGAAGGCCTGCTGCTGCTCACCAATGATGGCGCACTCGCGAGGGCTCTGGAGCTACCTTCGAGCGGGCTGGAGCGGACTTACCGCGTGCGTGCCCATGGCACCGTGACACCGGAAAAGATCGAAAAGCTCGCCCAGGGCATCACGGTCGAAGGCGTGAAGTACCAGCCAATCCAAGCGGTGCTGGACCGGGAGACGGGCGCCAATAACTGGCTGACCGTCACGCTCGCCGAGGGCAAGAAGCGTGAGGTGCGCCGCGCACTGGAATCGCTGGACCTGATGGTCAACCGGCTGATCCGCATTTCCTATGGTCCGTTCGAACTGGCCGACCTGAAGCCCGGCCAGGTGGACGAAGTGCCGCCGGACCTGCTCGCTGAAGCGATCGGGCATCTCTATGACGGCGTCAAAGACGCTGCCCCAGCGCGCCCTGGCCCCGGCAAGACAACCGGCAAACCTGCCCCGCGTGGCGGCAGGACCGGTCCGAAACCGCCACCCAAGCCACGCAGCAAAAAGGGCCGGAAGCCGGACGAGGAATGGTCGACCAGCGCCAAGCCGCCGTCTCCGAAATCTTCCCCCCAGCGTCCTTCCGCCAAGTCACGACTTGGCAGCAAGCCGCCTTCCGGTAAGCTGTCCGGCAACAGGAAACGCAGCAAGCCACGCTGA
- a CDS encoding cytochrome P450: MTLQNVTDTYQQEVPPQAPSNAPVFDLAPPVNLTDPEVFSSHGGYTHEAFALMREKAPVMWHPEEAAAGFWAVTSYDLVKTVELDPATYSSQRGGILMTYGLPDQPRHPLLHSSSLNSLINLDRPYHTPLRMEHMHFFRPGFVAELRKRVDAYVTELLDAMEKQGPVVDMVEMFSAELPLFTLCEILGVPAADRPKLVHWMHFLETSQYRAQQEGLGNVTPEEMMEFVGEIQAMFDFGRHLLAERRKAPKEDLLSAIANVEIDGKPLSPEFLDGSWLLIVFAGNDTTRNSLSGTMRLLTEFPDQKAKLQANPDLFPNFVHEAIRMVSPVTYMRRTVTTDTELGGQPIAEGDKVVMYYAAANRDPSKFPAPNRFDITRENAKEHLAFGHGPHVCLGQRVANMQLEAAYRQILSRFPDVKWTGEQTIAPNNFVHAISSLMVDLGT, encoded by the coding sequence ATGACGCTTCAGAATGTAACCGACACGTACCAGCAGGAAGTCCCGCCACAGGCGCCTTCCAACGCGCCCGTGTTCGATCTCGCTCCGCCGGTGAACCTTACCGATCCGGAAGTGTTTTCCAGTCATGGCGGCTACACGCATGAGGCTTTCGCCCTGATGCGGGAGAAGGCCCCGGTCATGTGGCACCCGGAAGAGGCCGCCGCCGGCTTCTGGGCGGTCACTTCCTATGATCTGGTCAAGACAGTGGAGCTGGACCCGGCGACATATTCGTCCCAACGCGGCGGCATCCTGATGACCTATGGCCTGCCGGACCAGCCGCGCCATCCGCTGCTCCATTCTTCCAGCCTCAACAGCCTGATCAATCTGGACCGGCCCTATCACACGCCGCTTCGCATGGAGCACATGCACTTCTTCCGCCCCGGCTTCGTCGCCGAATTGCGCAAGCGCGTCGATGCCTATGTGACCGAACTGCTCGACGCGATGGAGAAACAGGGCCCGGTGGTCGACATGGTCGAGATGTTCTCCGCCGAACTGCCACTGTTCACGCTGTGCGAAATCCTGGGCGTCCCGGCGGCCGACCGGCCGAAACTGGTCCACTGGATGCACTTCCTGGAAACCTCGCAATACCGGGCCCAGCAGGAAGGCCTCGGCAATGTGACGCCGGAAGAGATGATGGAGTTCGTGGGCGAAATCCAGGCGATGTTCGACTTCGGGCGCCACCTGCTGGCCGAACGCCGGAAGGCGCCGAAAGAGGACCTGCTCTCCGCCATCGCCAATGTCGAGATCGACGGCAAACCGCTGAGCCCGGAATTCCTGGACGGGTCGTGGCTGCTGATCGTGTTTGCGGGCAATGATACGACGCGCAATTCCCTGTCCGGAACGATGCGCCTGCTGACGGAATTTCCGGATCAGAAGGCGAAGCTGCAGGCCAATCCGGACCTGTTCCCGAACTTCGTCCACGAAGCGATCCGCATGGTCTCACCGGTGACCTATATGCGGCGCACGGTCACGACGGATACCGAACTCGGCGGCCAGCCCATCGCGGAAGGCGACAAGGTGGTCATGTACTACGCCGCCGCCAATCGGGACCCGTCTAAATTCCCGGCCCCGAACCGGTTCGACATCACCCGTGAAAATGCGAAAGAGCACCTCGCCTTCGGGCATGGACCTCATGTCTGCCTGGGGCAGCGTGTTGCCAACATGCAGCTGGAAGCGGCCTACCGGCAGATCCTGTCACGCTTCCCAGATGTAAAATGGACCGGCGAGCAGACCATCGCACCGAACAATTTCGTTCACGCAATCTCCAGCCTCATGGTGGACCTTGGAACATGA
- a CDS encoding enoyl-CoA hydratase/isomerase family protein yields the protein MTDALVTRQDKDGCAILTLNRPDKLNALTVGMFRELRAHVSDLYKDDTIGCVVLRGAGKCFSAGHDLADIAEGEAVPSRGWHSETLRLMERLPKPVIAAVHGHCYTGALEVALAADFIIAAESARFGDTHAKWALTPIWGMSQRLPRRVGIATAKRLMFTAEMIRADEAFRIGLAEMVIPNEEFDAAIGKLAGQITENSAFSHAANKRLLEATDARDMDSGLQWEVLNSEGVGPDMQARIGAFTGKSPKAKK from the coding sequence ATGACTGACGCGCTCGTTACCCGCCAGGACAAGGATGGCTGCGCCATTCTTACCCTCAATCGCCCGGACAAGCTGAACGCCCTGACCGTTGGCATGTTCCGCGAACTCCGCGCGCATGTGTCCGATCTCTACAAGGACGACACGATCGGCTGCGTTGTCCTGCGCGGCGCTGGCAAATGCTTCTCTGCCGGGCACGACCTGGCTGACATCGCCGAGGGCGAAGCGGTGCCATCGCGCGGCTGGCATTCCGAAACGCTGCGCCTGATGGAGCGTCTGCCAAAGCCGGTGATCGCGGCCGTGCACGGGCATTGCTATACCGGCGCACTGGAAGTCGCCCTGGCGGCGGACTTCATCATCGCCGCCGAAAGCGCGCGTTTCGGTGACACGCACGCCAAATGGGCGCTGACCCCGATCTGGGGCATGAGCCAGCGCCTGCCCCGCCGGGTCGGCATCGCGACGGCCAAGCGTCTGATGTTCACAGCGGAAATGATCCGCGCAGACGAAGCTTTCCGTATTGGTCTGGCTGAAATGGTGATACCGAACGAAGAGTTCGACGCAGCGATCGGAAAGCTGGCCGGGCAGATCACGGAAAACTCTGCCTTTTCACACGCCGCCAACAAGCGCCTTCTGGAAGCGACCGATGCACGCGATATGGACAGCGGCCTGCAATGGGAGGTACTCAACAGTGAGGGCGTGGGGCCTGACATGCAGGCTCGAATCGGGGCCTTTACAGGGAAGTCACCGAAAGCGAAAAAATGA
- a CDS encoding DUF2855 family protein, translating to MSDFLIRRDDLRDVKWTDQPTAPLADGCARLKVEAFALTANNVTYATFGDAMKYWDFFPAADPAFGRVPVWGFATVEESKAEGVSAGQRVYGYLPISDRFDVIPAKVGKASFVDGAEHRRPMAAIYNTYIFTAADPSYDKAFEAQQMLFRPLFTTGWMIDDSLMETGDPIPETVVISSASSKTAMALAHCLKERGNVDTVALTSKGNKAFVESTKLYGRVRTYADVDRLHARGLTAFVDFLGRPTLTADVHNALKDRLVRSLVIGVTDWEGNRAPIQLPDPQPEFFFVPTYAAERTKQMGAAALNAKLGQSLLSFYKASRKFVKPKQSKGHEAISSAWLKTLDAEVSPSSGLILTP from the coding sequence ATGAGCGATTTTCTCATCCGCCGCGACGATCTGCGCGACGTCAAATGGACCGACCAGCCGACCGCGCCACTGGCCGATGGCTGCGCACGGCTGAAGGTCGAAGCGTTTGCCCTGACCGCCAACAATGTGACCTACGCCACCTTCGGCGACGCCATGAAATACTGGGATTTTTTCCCGGCTGCCGACCCGGCTTTCGGGCGCGTCCCGGTCTGGGGCTTTGCGACCGTTGAAGAGTCCAAGGCAGAGGGCGTCTCCGCCGGCCAGCGTGTCTATGGTTACCTTCCGATCTCTGACCGCTTTGACGTAATACCCGCCAAAGTGGGCAAGGCGAGTTTTGTCGACGGCGCCGAACACCGCCGACCCATGGCCGCGATTTACAACACCTATATCTTTACGGCTGCCGACCCGTCCTACGACAAGGCGTTCGAAGCGCAGCAGATGCTGTTCCGCCCGCTGTTCACCACCGGATGGATGATCGACGACTCGCTGATGGAAACGGGAGACCCTATTCCCGAAACGGTCGTCATCTCCTCCGCCTCCTCCAAGACGGCGATGGCGCTGGCGCACTGTCTGAAGGAGCGCGGCAATGTGGACACCGTGGCGCTGACATCAAAAGGCAACAAGGCGTTCGTGGAATCCACCAAGCTTTATGGCCGGGTGCGCACCTACGCTGATGTGGACCGCCTGCACGCGCGCGGCCTGACCGCCTTTGTCGACTTCCTCGGACGGCCGACGCTGACGGCGGACGTCCACAATGCGCTGAAGGACCGGCTGGTGCGCAGCCTCGTCATCGGTGTGACGGACTGGGAAGGCAATCGCGCGCCGATCCAGCTGCCCGATCCGCAACCGGAATTCTTCTTTGTGCCGACCTATGCCGCTGAACGCACCAAGCAGATGGGCGCAGCAGCCCTCAACGCCAAACTCGGCCAGTCGCTGCTCAGCTTCTACAAGGCGTCACGCAAGTTCGTGAAACCGAAACAGAGTAAAGGGCATGAGGCGATTTCGTCTGCATGGTTGAAGACGCTGGATGCCGAAGTCAGCCCTTCCTCGGGCCTGATCCTCACGCCGTGA
- a CDS encoding acetyl-CoA hydrolase/transferase C-terminal domain-containing protein, whose translation MTALTDLLRNLRAATDGQPRIYVPGGPAEPACLADALRTAPDLADGATFIGHWLPGINRTAWTGFHPGAQAEGTFLYSEYRSSFEDGRYRLIPIHYSMAYDWLKTVPLDAAFITVSAPNKRGEVSLSLGTDMSPALVERKQVRLIAVIRPDMPFPATAPHMPLSDFANVIEDDAPLITLADPPLSDEVKAIAANVATLLGDGFTVQSGIGSVQQIAMAAAAHHKHIRIHTGMITDAALEAVNAGAISSAPGAILTGTAIGTAPLYDAAGRDPRFNFQPASITHSVPVMASIPRLAAINGGVEVDLFGQLNSEWVKGRQVASTGGLGNFVRGAGLSAGGRSIIALPATARAGTLSRIVVQLASPTVTLPRAEAGYVVTEYGVADLASADVDQRAERLIAVAAPAIRDSLANDWAKLRASL comes from the coding sequence GTGACGGCCTTAACGGATCTGCTTCGCAACCTGAGGGCCGCCACAGACGGCCAACCACGCATCTACGTCCCCGGCGGCCCCGCTGAACCGGCCTGCCTCGCCGATGCTTTGCGTACTGCACCGGACCTTGCCGATGGCGCCACATTCATCGGCCACTGGCTGCCCGGCATCAACCGGACGGCCTGGACGGGCTTCCATCCGGGCGCCCAGGCGGAAGGCACGTTCCTTTATTCCGAATACCGTTCAAGTTTCGAGGACGGCCGCTACCGCCTCATCCCCATCCACTATTCGATGGCTTATGACTGGCTGAAGACGGTGCCGTTGGATGCCGCCTTCATTACCGTATCTGCGCCAAACAAGCGGGGTGAGGTATCGCTCAGCCTTGGTACGGACATGTCGCCCGCCCTTGTGGAGAGAAAACAAGTGCGCCTGATCGCGGTCATCCGGCCTGACATGCCATTTCCGGCGACGGCGCCGCACATGCCGCTCTCCGATTTCGCAAATGTCATTGAAGACGACGCACCGCTGATTACGCTGGCTGACCCTCCGCTATCGGATGAGGTAAAAGCCATCGCCGCGAACGTCGCCACACTGTTGGGGGACGGTTTCACCGTTCAGTCAGGCATTGGCAGCGTGCAGCAGATCGCCATGGCCGCAGCGGCGCACCACAAGCACATCCGTATCCACACCGGCATGATCACCGATGCCGCACTGGAGGCTGTGAATGCCGGTGCCATCAGTTCAGCGCCGGGCGCCATCCTGACCGGCACGGCCATCGGAACGGCGCCGCTTTACGACGCCGCCGGACGCGATCCGCGCTTCAATTTCCAGCCTGCCAGCATCACCCATTCCGTACCGGTCATGGCGTCCATTCCCCGGCTTGCCGCCATCAATGGCGGGGTGGAAGTGGACCTGTTCGGCCAGCTGAATTCCGAATGGGTGAAAGGCCGGCAGGTCGCCTCGACCGGCGGGCTCGGCAATTTCGTGCGCGGGGCCGGGCTTTCCGCAGGCGGACGCAGCATCATCGCCCTGCCCGCCACCGCACGCGCCGGGACACTGTCCCGGATCGTGGTCCAGCTCGCCTCGCCGACGGTCACGCTTCCCCGTGCCGAAGCAGGTTATGTCGTGACCGAATATGGCGTGGCGGACCTGGCAAGCGCGGATGTTGACCAGCGCGCCGAGCGGCTGATCGCCGTCGCCGCACCGGCCATCCGTGACAGTCTCGCCAATGACTGGGCGAAGCTGCGCGCCAGCCTCTAG
- a CDS encoding DEAD/DEAH box helicase, producing the protein MTKFSDLGLNPLLMKAIAEEGYETPTPIQAQAIPLLLEDKDLLGIAQTGTGKTAAFALPTLDFMLEFPQKRRARSARVLVLAPTRELAGQIADSFRTYSRHMDCNVQTVFGGVNINAQRRALQGGADVLVATPGRLLDLVGQKAVSLQEVEVLILDEADQMLDMGFIHDLKKIVAQVPKDRQTLLFSATMPKLISDLAQQFLDNPVRVSVTPPSTTAERVDQGVYHVSNNDKLELLFDVLNNPEIDRALVFTRTKHGADKVVRKLLAKGLDAKAIHGNKSQPQRLKALDAFKNGTCKVLVATDIAARGIDIDGISHVVNFEVPNVPEQYVHRIGRTARAGRTGLAVSFVAEDERYYLRDIEKTIGMEVDVLKAPEDTKVDLLPTPDPNERLYKPKGPARGNGGGRSGGGGRGGQRRPQAKAKPQGGAGKPGGKQGGRSRGGKKRKLEGARG; encoded by the coding sequence ATGACCAAGTTTTCAGACCTCGGCCTGAACCCGCTTCTTATGAAAGCCATCGCGGAAGAAGGCTATGAGACGCCGACCCCGATTCAGGCACAGGCCATCCCGCTGCTGCTGGAAGACAAAGACCTTCTGGGCATCGCCCAGACCGGCACCGGCAAGACGGCGGCCTTCGCGCTGCCGACGCTCGACTTCATGCTGGAGTTTCCGCAGAAACGCCGGGCACGGAGCGCGCGCGTTCTGGTGCTCGCGCCAACCCGCGAACTCGCCGGCCAGATCGCCGACAGCTTCCGCACCTATTCGCGCCACATGGACTGCAATGTGCAGACCGTGTTCGGCGGCGTGAACATCAATGCGCAGCGCCGCGCTCTTCAGGGCGGCGCCGACGTGCTGGTGGCCACGCCTGGCCGTCTGCTCGACCTTGTCGGCCAGAAAGCTGTCAGCCTGCAGGAAGTCGAAGTCCTGATCCTCGACGAAGCCGACCAGATGCTGGACATGGGCTTTATCCACGACCTGAAGAAGATCGTCGCCCAGGTGCCGAAAGACCGGCAGACGCTGCTGTTCTCGGCCACCATGCCGAAGCTGATTTCCGATCTTGCGCAGCAATTCCTCGACAATCCTGTCCGCGTCTCCGTGACGCCGCCGTCCACCACGGCCGAACGTGTGGACCAGGGCGTCTACCACGTGTCCAACAATGACAAACTCGAACTCCTGTTCGATGTCCTGAACAATCCGGAAATCGACCGGGCTCTCGTCTTTACCCGGACGAAGCATGGCGCCGACAAGGTGGTGCGCAAGCTGCTCGCAAAAGGCCTGGATGCGAAAGCCATCCATGGCAATAAATCCCAGCCGCAGCGCCTGAAGGCGCTCGACGCCTTCAAGAACGGCACCTGCAAGGTGCTGGTGGCGACTGACATCGCCGCCCGCGGCATCGACATCGACGGCATCAGCCATGTCGTGAACTTCGAAGTGCCGAACGTACCGGAGCAATATGTGCACCGTATCGGACGCACCGCGCGTGCCGGCCGGACCGGCCTTGCCGTGTCCTTCGTGGCAGAAGACGAGCGCTATTACCTGCGTGACATCGAGAAAACGATCGGCATGGAAGTTGACGTGCTGAAGGCCCCGGAAGACACAAAGGTCGACCTGCTGCCGACGCCGGATCCGAACGAACGCCTCTACAAGCCGAAAGGCCCGGCCCGTGGAAACGGCGGTGGTCGTTCGGGTGGTGGCGGCCGTGGTGGCCAGCGCCGTCCGCAAGCCAAAGCCAAGCCGCAGGGCGGTGCAGGCAAGCCCGGCGGTAAGCAGGGTGGCCGCAGCCGCGGTGGCAAGAAGCGGAAGCTGGAAGGCGCGCGCGGCTAG